The Notamacropus eugenii isolate mMacEug1 chromosome 4, mMacEug1.pri_v2, whole genome shotgun sequence DNA window CCCCTCTTTTTCATACAGTTATCACTTAATTTTTAGGGATTAGCATTAAACtagtaatcccaaataacttaatTCATGATCTCACAAATTTCATAAATgagaggaaaatcattttaactaAAACTTCTCTCTCAAAGCAAACATAAACCTCTAACCATTGGCATTTATTAAAACTACTTCAATTCCTCGATATTGCAGAATTAATGTGGTAGAGCATACACCTCCAGTTTTAACATACACATCCTTCGATGAAATGGGCTTAAAATCacacttattttctttctaagaatTCTCATTTTCTCCACAGAAAATTTACAGCACAGCAACTTTTACATCGAATTCATAAGAACTTCCCCTCACTTAACAGCTTCCTGACCCATTCATCATTTTCTCTGACAGTACAATTAAGAGAAATTGCTTTTAACCACAGGGCTGATCATTGTTTACCAAATCATAATTTAGAAATGTCCTATAcgttattatatatttacaacTTGAAACATAGTATCCATTTAGGTGAAGGCATCTCCAAATCACCTTGCACAGAGACTAAACCATAATTTTTAACTCACTGCAAACACATTTTCATGATAGCCCAGATTTCAAATGGACAATTTGCCATCATAGCAAACATAGCATCATCCCTGCTTGTTTATACTAAATTATGACAGTTTCAAATTATCAGATTTCTATAGAAATACAATCTAGTTTAGAAATACATATCAAATGCATTTCTGGAAATTTTCTTATTACTTTTGGCATTTAGAATCCATTTCAAAGTTACCAAGTAGGAAAAAATTATCTTATGCTGCAGTCCTTATGTTAAGTCTcttacaatcataaatgccaaataacaatacGTAAACCCCTTAATTACTAAATACATATATCCATCcattcatatatatatcatataatattctTTTAAGTTCAATCTGAAttacctttctccttcttccttaaaaagtttaaaattatattaacttAAAATGTGCTAAGTTAATATTCTAGCTGTTGTCTTTAGCTCAGACCAAAGAGACCTTAATAATTTTGACCCAGTGTTAACAGGATGGGCTCCACTTCCCCTCCAAGCAGGGACCTTGGGAGTTTAATAATTAACTGCATAGTAATAATCACAAATCACAGTAATCAATACCTTTACCCCAGTCAGtatccattttaaaatgtaatgaaatattctATAACTTTGTCTATCAAGTTTCCAGTCAGGCTACAAATTTTCGTTGCCTCAGTACTCCTTCAACATGGGAGTGGTTGAAAGCACATGGGCCCATTGCTCCCCATCCCCCATTTTTCTTTCcaccattcctttttcttttctaccttccaTATGTTTCTTCAAGCTATTATTTCTCACTCCTAACCTTTACTCAGACTACCTTCATTCTCCTTTACATtccacataaaaataaaatacctaacAATTTACACATCAAGAGAGCCACATTTTTTTCCAGCCTCTACAAAgaacttatttattttaaactccCAGTGGAGTTCCTctctatttttaattaatttgtccTACCTTAAGCATTAAATTAAGAGTGCCACATTCATTAAGCAAGCACAGGGAAGACAATCTTTACCCTGGTCATTGTATCCAACTGGTTTAGGCTAGTTTACAGCTTGCCCACTCTTATCAGGAACTTTGTGGTTAGGCTAGCTTCTTCCCCTGAGAGCAGATTGGTTGGTAGTGCCTGTCATCTTACACCATCTTGGAAATGCAACATTTTGTGGAAACCCAGCTTTTTAGTGTTTAGGGTTATAATAGGGCTATAAGAGTTGGAggtgggagggaccttaaagatcctccagtccaactccctcattttacagatggacaaATTAAAGCAAAGAACTTTGCAGTGACTCACCTGAGGTCCCACAGATAATACCAATCAGAACTTGATTTTTAACTTAGGTTCTTGAATTGTAAATCCAGTCAGGCAAAAAGCAACTaaaaacatctactatgtgtcaggccttGTGCTAACTAGCAGGGATAAAAAGGAAGGCCAAAACAGTCCTTGGCTTCATGGAACACCAAGTCTAATGGAAGGGAAAGCACTATTATAGAAGCTTATATACAGGGCAAATGAGAGGTCATCTCAGAAGGAAAGCACAAGCAGTGGTGGGTAGGGGACCAGGCAAAGTCTCCTGCAGATGATGGGATCTGAGATGTGTctgaaggaaaacagagaaggcAGAGAACAGATGGGAGGGGGCAGttccagacatgagggacagccagtgaacaTGTGCAGAGCTGAAATATCGAGTCATGTGGGCAGAAGAACCAAGAAACCAATGTTCCTCCAGCCCAAAGGAAGTGGTGGGGAGTGAAATGTGGGAAACCTGGCCAGGGTGGAAGCAGCTGTGTTACCAAGAGCTATAAGGATGAaataggattttgtatttgatcctggaggtgacagcaGGCCCagaagtttattgaatgagggACTGGGTGTGTGATTGGGTCAGAACGTTATTTTAGAaagatccctttggcagctgagtgaagaCAGTGAGACCTACCAGGTCACACCagggtgagtggagagaaggtgaCATGGAGCAGAactgttgtgaaggtagaaatgatgaaGTTTGGCAGTCTCTCTCCATAAGACCCCCTCCTCCTTGTCAAGAGGGGCAATCTGTCCTCATGTCCATGTAGCAAAAATTGTTGTCCCATCAGATGCTTTGACTGAAGTTAGAGAATGGTCAGGTGCTATCCGAAGATTTGGGATAGAAGCAGGCAAATcatgtgtaacagcaaggacctcggcaaacacaggagggcctgctatacaggttcttagatctgcttttctaaaaggaaagcaacttttgaggggttaacaatcactgtaatcaagcacatttatcatTCATTTAGATCCGGGGAAAGAAATCAGCAcgctgaaattcagagaaaatacaggcagGGAAAtaaagacagggcttccaactgtctgacaataagcaatacatacatgacagatcaacagacagattcaactgtctgaccattatatacatacatagttaccagagagagaagcaccaacatctgggttttgaaagtctgggggctccttagtggaTGCCCAGAGTTttgtctgaccaaacaaacacaaAGAGTAAGCTGGAAAGTAAAAcgttacctcagagtatttagacacttttcagagccagtatgaccctctgacccagtgcctcagtagaaattagcaaaagttatcgaagcctattaatgggcagggaagatctttaactgttTCCCCCATCCACCATTAcctttacattaacattacatcaAGGCATTTCTCATGTCCTAAACTAGACTAAACATGCCCACATTCTACTGATAAGAGAGATTATTTGAAGGAAAAGCAGGACTTGACACCTTCTTacttttacaggtaaggaaccCAAAGAACTCTCATGTAAAACAGGCCACTAACTGTGACTTAGTGTGtaaaaaggaattttttcttccttgatgCTCCCTTTTAATAAATCTGCCTTGGACCTCACTCTGGTTCTCTTAATGTCTTGCTAATGTCCACTCATCTGTTGTTTCTCCTTCTCACTACATGACTGGCCATGTCCTTCCTGGTCTATATCCACACCTAATAATGGATTTCGTGTCACTCTTCCTGGGCAAGTTATTGGTAACCAGCTTCAGCCTCTTGATGCCTAATTGCACTTTTATTCTGTTGCTTTCattgtaattttgtttttttccctcacaaTAGAGTGTGGTGTTCTATGACTCCTTGGCATGCATATCATGAGTAGAAATAGACATTAATGAGAAGGGCAGTTTGTAATTCCTGAAAGCACCACACAATGTCTCCAATGAAATATAGTCTACTCTTCTTCTCCTATTCAATTCCGGATACAGCTCATTGTCCATTTGACATTCCCATCCAAGAGACTAACAGACAGCCTAAATGAAAATACTGCCCACTGAGGCACATGTCATCGAGAATCCAGAAAATATTGGGGCTTTCTCCACTTTGCTTTTTCACTGCATGGATGGTTATAGCAGTCTCTTAGATATTCCCATAGAATTCCCTTCAGAGACTCTGTTGATCCGATTTGTGTGATGTTATATGGGAATAGGAGGAATTGGAGAATCCTGCCCTGCAGAGAGAATTATTCTTTTGTTTGGATTCAAGGCATAACCTGCTCCATGCTCCTGGTAGATCGGTGTAGTGGAGCATTAGATTTCCAGTGCAGATCGGTGCATTGGAAACCCAATGTTCTGGGTTCTGATCCTGGCTTTCTTATTTACTATGACCTTACTtactgggactcagtttccttccctataaAGGACTGGTACGAATGATGTCTAAAGCCTCCCGTATGTCTGCTTCATAGGACCATAGGTGAACAATTGCTTCTGCTTTCGATTTCATTTCATAGCAGTGCTCTGCACTTTATGGAAAATTTCTCCATTGTGTCGAtcaaagaattttctttctttttaacgtATGGTGGAAGATCACTTGTTTGATGAGAGCCTTCAAGGGCACATTGAGTTCTACTGAGTCAATGCAGGGAAGGGGTGAGGGCCGGgaccttctttttctctgtttcagaCTGGAAGCATACGAGCCAAGTGTTTCTGAAGTGACGGGAGGGAGGGACTCTTGGCACCCCTCAGAATTAGAGGCTGTCCTGTGGATAACGGACAAAGAACCAAGGTCTGTACAGCGAGGGACTTCTTCCGCGCCAGTTTCAATTTGGGTCTCCTAACCTTTAGATGCTTATTCTGCCCAGTCACCAATGACATTTTTAATCTTCCATTTGCTATTGGCTGGCAGAAATTGTGTAAGGCTAACCAGAAGTTAGGGATTCGTCCCTCTCTAAACCCAGCATAAACAGCTTTGATCTTGCACTTCTCTCACCGTGAACCATGGAGCGTCACGTGAGctctctctttttgttgtggACCCTGACCCTAACAGAGACCTGGGCAGGTAAGTAAAGTATTAAGTGGGCGCCTGGGTACTGCACGCGGCACCCAGAGGTGGATGTGTGGGTAGGATAACGTTTCCTACGCAAAGTTCCGCCCATTCCAGCCCAGGGAGGGTTTCCCGGGAAGCGGCTCCTTCATCTCGCGTGCGGTCTGGGAGGTGCTGAAAGGGAGAAGCCAAGAAAAAGTCTCTGTGTGTGACTCGGGGACCAGTAGCCTGCCGTCCCTTAGCTGGGCTTTggcgggggaggggaagagggggtgtCTTCGTGTTGGTCTCTTGGTGTGGGGGAGTAAGTGCATTGGCAGGTGGGTACGAGGGCATGGATCATTGAGGCAGAGTTGccagaagggagaaagggggcCACAGTCCTGGGTGCGTTCAGAAGGAGCAGAGCTGGCTGTGAgcgccccctcctcccctcctggcCCCGCATCCAAGGGCGAGGACAGAGAACCAGGAGCAGCTTTGTTAAAGAGCTTCGTGGAAGGTTGTGGAGGGCGGATGGGATGAGGCTGGGGGCAGGTGAGGACACAAGGTGGGGGGCTGAGGGTGAGAGACCCCGGACTGGGCCAGAGATGGAGGCGGGGCAAGGCCCAGGTGAAGGGTTACTAGGATCTGCCTGGGTGGCTAGGAAAGGCGTTTGACTGATCTCAAAGCGCTGTAGTCATGAGAATTACTACTGCCGGGCTAGGATACCCAGTATCTTCTTGAGCGTAGGGGCTGggatgctgggggtggggaggcatcTCGGGGAGGCTGAATCCGCAGTCCAGGTCGCACCCTGGGCTTGGCCGCAGACCCGGGGCCGCCAGAGTCGGGTCTACGCGGTCACTGCCCTGAGTCCCGGCCCGGTTTCCCACGTCCCAGACTCTCACTCCCTGCGGTATCTTTCCACTTCTGTGACACGGCCCGAGCTCGGGGAGCCTCGGTTCTTCTCCGTGGGCTACGTGGACGATCGTCAATTCGCGCGTTTCGATAGTGACGTCTCGAGTGCGAGGGAGGAATCTCGGGCTCCGTGGATGGAGCTAGTGGACAAGGTGGATCCAGAGTACTGGGAGAGAAATACTCGATTCCACAAGGAAGCTGCACAGAAATTCCTAGCCCGCTTGGAGATTTTGAGCGCCTATTACAACGACACCAAGGAGGGTGCGGGACGTGGGTCCCAGAGCGGGGGTAGGGGAGgcgtgggggagggggggtgaggAGAGGCCGGGTCCCAGCTGTCCCACGGTACCTGGGGTTCCCactgaggaaaggggaaggagggagtaggGCACCCGAGGCTGAAGGGGCGGGTCACGGAATCATCTTGGGGGGAGCCGCAGAAGTCTGGCCCGGCTGACCCCAGCgctgggggtggggcaggagtCCACATCTTCCAGCACCTGTGTGGCTGCGAGGTGTACCAAAACCTCACCTTCAAACGCGGGTTTTTTCAATTCGCCTACGACGGGCGTGACTTCCTCTCTCTGGACACGGAGACCTACAAGTGGACTGCGTCGGTACCCCGGGCTCTGATCACGAAGTTGGGGATGGAGGCGGATGAGAGCTTCAAGAACGATCGGAAAGCCTACCTGGAGGACACGTGTGTGAAGTGGTTGCGCATGTACCTAGACATCGGGAAGGAGGATTTGAAAATAGGTACTGTCCCCGCCACCCTCCCCCTCCTGCCCAAGTATGGGAGGCATTCAACCCCTCAAAGGGCCTTTCCCTGACTTCCCTGCCCCGAGCTTCTGACCCCAAGGGACCATTTGTACCTCTGATTAGCTTTGAGGGGGGTTCAGGGGAACTTAAGGATTCTTTAAGTCAAGgtggcaaaggtttattgtagTGCCAGTTGTGGGGGCAGAGCTCCTTAGGGAACTTGTAGCttaacaggaatgatgctaaagcttatataaGAAAAGGTGtggattatctggcagatatgctaattaggtgataacaTACGACCTCAGTCACtggccataacatagtatatgtccacaaaatactAAGGTacagaaaaagtcccattattcaagatagtgtctaggGTTAAGGACCTCATGAAGTATGCTAAGTCAGCaacatctggccttgttgacattggaagagatattctctgagttttcttcagagaacaaagagattgttaggtccaggctcttctgattgattgattcaagttctggcccttattaaagtccaaaaatgatattaaatgttatcatttcctccttttggcCAAAGGCAACCAAAGGCTTCACCTGTAGACCAAGAAAGGTATGGAAAAACCTCTAAACAACCAGTCCTACAGATGCAAGGGGCTCAGGTAGGGAGGGAGCTGTTCTTCATGAAGGTCTGGTTCGGACTCTTGGGAAAGCTGTCCACATCTGATGTCATCTTTTTCAGGCGCCTTAGAAACCAGAGGGCAAGGTCTCCTATGGACTCAGGTGTCCACTTGGGAGCAGGAGCAATAGATGTGACAGATGAATCCAAGAGTCCATAAAGTCAGACAAGACTCCCCAAAAGTATACGATTTGATAATTGAGAGGAAACAGTACAACACAGATAGCATAGCTAAAGGCACATAGAAATGGTTCAGTTTCCCAGTCACACAGGGCTAGGTTCGAATAGGCCagtaaatgttttcattttcctaaGCACACAGGGTTACATTCAAACAACACAATAAAGTTTTTCTCACAGTTCACAAAATTGCATTTTAACATTAAATCCGGTACAGATTAAACCACCCAGATGACTCACAATAGACTGATTTGAGACATGTCACCAACATAaacaagaaaacttaaacatgaGCCATACAAATCAATTCAATTGCCAATGTAAACTAGCATTAAATTCCTTGTATCCTAGCTACTTATTCCCAATGTCCATTTAAACATCACTTTTTGACTCCCAGATGTTTCATGTTGTTATCTGATGCCTAGACATTCTTTCTTTGATAAAAGtttttattcttgggacagttcaaaaCGGGAGTTCTTCTTTTCTGGTTCATATCTAGAAATTCTTTGATAATTTTGACAATATATAAATTAGCATAATCACTTAgaatttgttctccatttttttgaaatgtcatagaatttcagtttatattatttgctgtttctgtctttacCTAAATCTTATACCTggtataagaatcttttaaaatgtgacgGTTCAACCAAAATGGGTTCATCTGCCTTCACAATTATCAGATATTTtaataaaggagaaataatttcatctttctctaTTATCTTATACAATATTGGTGCAACAATCAAAATGTGAGATCTTATCAAAACATGATAAATTTTAGAAGCCAATCATATACATCTgtacattatttttaaaggaatcagtctgatcctgttgcttttctcaaaatttgtTATCCTTTTTAATTAGGCATCTATTACATTACATCTGTGTCTTATAACTTTGTCTAACCATTTCCTCCTTTGGAggatgttatctctatattatatttatttatttggctatgaatataggttaaagttgtaagctatcCATTCTTGCATCCcattatagtaactcagagatgttacaatttctatctatttatttaataGACTTAGTATTGTACTCACAGTACTTCTTGATTATAGAGATTTGCTATTAAAGAATAAGAGGGACAATGTCACATATCTTAACGGAAGGAAAGAACTTCCTTAGTTCTGTTTGATTCCAGGAATGAGTCATATCTGATAGCCAATCAGGTAACCCCTAGGTGCTGAAAGCAGGACTTAGGAGTAATCAGGTGAGggatttcctttttcagaaatgaAATAGAACATTTTAAGGTTAAGAAGATCCTACCTAGGTCATGTCCAAGGTCGTCTCCAAAACCACGCAGCCCATGTCAAtgggctttatgataacttagacaactaGTCCTCTAATCAGAGTttaaaacaatagtaaattgcattCCCATAAAGTCATAAACAGTAAATAAATATTGGCTGATATCCTTCAGATAGGgccatctcaaatttgattgagctattaattatcaaattaatcaaaaatcaaattatcagatcAATCTGCCTTCTTAAGGTACTTCCTCACACTCTCTAAACATGCTTAAGCCATCTGAAACCATCCAGAACAACCATCTAGGGACCAGAGGGCTTTAGATAACCCCATTCATTCCCAAACCTTCTTATCTGtcttccatattttcaatcaGACCTTTATTTATCCTTTCATATCTCTCAATCCTATTTTTCAgattatccagttttcctttacaatttagccataagacaagatagctcataagttattactttttactaacATAACTGTAATGAAATCGCTTTCCAGCTTAgacaaagcaaagaggttaataGCTACCCTTACAGGTTGATGggtttttgcctttatttcacaagtttgttattcttccctaattatactcactctggaagaatgagatactccAGGAATTAAATCTTctacatatgataagttcaaacacaaATTTCAAGTCTTGCATAGACCATAGAATGACAACAAATTCAGATCCAAACAGCAAGATCTCTTCTGCTTTATAACTCATTACATTAATTTATCAATGAATTATCTTGAAAATTTAGCAAGCCTTCTAAAAAATCACTCTAGATTTTTCAAAACAtctcttctaaaagtattttcccttctttaaaaacagtttaaaatttattctgatgttcactaaacttttatgaagaaaattagttggaaactttaaaaataatagatctctttcttcctccttaaaacaaaaatacacctttaaaatgggaattGCTGTAAAGTAACACAAGTTCACAGAGTATTATAACAAATCTAAATTCGTAGTTATTACAGAATTGCTAGATATCACAAAGTTCCTTAGTCAAAAAGGTGTTTGTAATGGAGAGGATATTTAGTTTCTATAAGTCAAGAAGGACATATCCAATTAATTTAGCCTTATGACAAtaaaaattttccttaaatatattcCTAGAAATTAAGTAAATTCTGGCGTTCCATATAGATAGTTCCTAAACCTTCAAATTAACATACACAAGTATCTCATTTAGGTGAAACAAGCTTGAAAATTATACTCCTGTTTCTTTCTTTAAGGGTTCTCATTTgctcaataggaattctacaacactGAAACCTTTGCACAGTTTTATAAGAACTTTAGGCCAATGCATTTATAAATCACCTTGCATAACATATGGAAACTATAACTTTAAACCACCATAAattttcataatagccaagaTTTCAGATGTAAAAATCTGCTGTCATAGTAAATATcagattatctcatttcatcactTCCTATTAAAGGTCCTATTCACATACAGCAAGATCCCAATTAAAACTGCTTTGACATTTCTACTTCACAGTGGTCTCTCAAATTTCACATTCTAAGTGAAattcagaaattcagaaataaaattttagaaataacacaacaata harbors:
- the LOC140498823 gene encoding BOLA class I histocompatibility antigen, alpha chain BL3-7-like isoform X1, with protein sequence MERHVSSLFLLWTLTLTETWADSHSLRYLSTSVTRPELGEPRFFSVGYVDDRQFARFDSDVSSAREESRAPWMELVDKVDPEYWERNTRFHKEAAQKFLARLEILSAYYNDTKEGVHIFQHLCGCEVYQNLTFKRGFFQFAYDGRDFLSLDTETYKWTASVPRALITKLGMEADESFKNDRKAYLEDTCVKWLRMYLDIGKEDLKIEPPSARVTHHTAPNGEVTLKCWTQDFYPKEISLTWLRDGEEQLQDMEFIETRPAGDGTFQKWAVVQMTSGQEGKYTCQVQHEGLSEPLTLKWEPPSPSTWLTVGVIATVLLITLIAGVRIWRKKTSGGNGETVFRLQESERLIWRVERKGQPMVS
- the LOC140498823 gene encoding BOLA class I histocompatibility antigen, alpha chain BL3-7-like isoform X2, whose product is MERHVSSLFLLWTLTLTETWADSHSLRYLSTSVTRPELGEPRFFSVGYVDDRQFARFDSDVSSAREESRAPWMELVDKVDPEYWERNTRFHKEAAQKFLARLEILSAYYNDTKEGVHIFQHLCGCEVYQNLTFKRGFFQFAYDGRDFLSLDTETYKWTASVPRALITKLGMEADESFKNDRKAYLEDTCVKWLRMYLDIGKEDLKIEPPSARVTHHTAPNGEVTLKCWTQDFYPKEISLTWLRDGEEQLQDMEFIETRPAGDGTFQKWAVVQMTSGQEGKYTCQVQHEGLSEPLTLKWEPPSPSTWLTVGVIATVLLITLIAGVRIWRKKTSGRDSTQRSVPL